In the genome of Desulfomonilaceae bacterium, one region contains:
- a CDS encoding zinc ribbon domain-containing protein has product MPILSYKCDSCGKEFSKIFVDTKDAPKQCPVCNSSAIKEKGQAFKVDSSLFTRLSCSSCDTCDSCSSPMGISVSSS; this is encoded by the coding sequence ATGCCAATATTAAGTTACAAATGTGATAGTTGTGGCAAGGAATTCTCAAAGATTTTTGTTGATACAAAAGATGCGCCGAAACAGTGCCCTGTTTGCAATTCGTCCGCCATTAAAGAAAAGGGCCAAGCGTTCAAGGTAGATTCAAGTTTGTTCACAAGGCTTTCGTGCTCGTCTTGCGATACTTGTGACTCGTGCTCCAGTCCGATGGGAATTTCGGTCAGCTCATCCTGA